CGACGACGGTGCCCACCACCAGGCCGGGCAGGACGGGCGGCAGGCCCGCGATGGCGCCCACGACGGCGCCGGTCGCGGCGCCGCCCAGGGTGCCGGCGGCGATCCGGTCCGAGCGGCTCGGCGCGAAACCGGCCGAGTCCAGCGTGCGGGCCAGCTGCGCCTCGGTGCGCGCCGACGCCTCGTTCACCTGACCGGCCTGCACCGGGCCCAGCCACGGCGGGACGTCGACTTTCGCATCGCCGCAGCGCAGCTTCCCGGCCGGCGCCTGGATCGGCGCCACATCGGGCACGGTCCCGGGATTCGGCAGGTGCAGGCGCTGGGCGTCGACCGGGGCCAGGCCGGTGTTCTCCGGCTCGGCCCGCATCCCGGTGCTGGAGTTGCGGCCCACGTACACCTTCGGCGCCGGGACGTCGGCGGCGATCGGCGCCTGGTCGGCCGCGGCGTCGGCATCCGCCTCGCCCGCGTCCTGCGCCCGCGCGGCCTCCGACACCGGCGGGATCGGGGCGGCCTCCGGATCGGCGGCGCTGCCGGCCGCGGCCTCGACCTCGCCCGGATCGGCGGAGGTGGCGTCGGCGGGCGTCTCGGCCGACACCGCGGGCGGCGTCCCGGCCGGGGCGTCGGCCACGGCGTGGCCGCCTCCGAGGCATACGGCGACCGGAATCGTTCCGGCGACGAGGATCGAACCGAGCGGCCGCCGACGCGGCGCCGGATCACCCTGCTGGCTTGTGCCCATGATGACCTTTCTCGTGAATGCGAACGTATTCCGAACATGACATTCGGATCCGTCCGGCGTTCCGGATTGGTGTGGGCGGTGTGGCGCGCCGCGCCGCGCGGGCGCGGATACGGGATCAGCCGGCGGATTCTTTTCTGTCCGTGCCGATTTCCGTACGGACGTCCCGCGCGTCCTCGTCATTTCCGTTGAGCGCCTCGAGGGCGAGCCGGGCGAAAACCCATTGCTCGGTGGCGGCCATCTGCCCGCGATTACGTCCGGAGAACGAGACGAACCATTGGAACACGGTGACCACCCGGCTGCGGTAGCCGATGAGGTAATACAGGTGCAGTGCCAGCCAGGCCAGCCAGGCGAGGAACCCGCCGAACTCCAGTTTGCCGATCTGGCAGACGGCGTTGAACCGGGAGATGGTCGCCATACTGCCCTTGTTGAGATAGTGGAACGGCTTCCGGTCGGCCGGGGTCTGCTTACCCTTCAGCTCCGCGGTGATCTGCTGGGCGGCGTAGGTGGCGCCCTGGATCGCGCCCTGGGCCATGCCCGGCACCCCGGGGACGGCCATGAGATCGCCGACGACGAAGACGTTCGGATATCCCTTGATCGTCAGATCGGGTTCCACGACCACGCGGCCCGCGCGATCGATCTCGGTGCCCTTGGACCGCTCGGCGAGCATCCGGCCCAGCGGGCTGGCCTGCACACCCGCCGACCACACCTTGCACGCGGCCTCGATGCGCCGGATGTCGCCGGTCTGACTGTCCTTGATGGTGACGCCGCGCGCGTCGACACCGGTGACCATCGAATTCAGCTGGACCTCGACGCCCATCTTCTCGAGCTGCGCGTGCGCCTTGCCGCCGAGTTTGGGGCCCATCGGGGCGAGGACCGCGTTGGCGCCCTCGACCAGCACCACCCGGGACTGCCGAGTGTCGATCGCCCGGAACGCCCCGGCCAGGGTGCGATTGGCCAGTTCGGAGATCTGCCCGGCGAGCTCGACGCCCGTGGGGCCCGCGCCGACCACCACGAAGGTGGTGAACCGGTCCCGCTCCTCCTGGGTGGGGGCCAGTTCGGCCTCCTCGAACGAGCCGAGGATGCGGGCGCGCAGTTCCAGGGCGTCGTCGATGGTCTTCATGCCCGGCGCGTAGGTGGCGAACTGGTCGTTGCCGAAATACGACTGCTGGGCCCCGGTGGCGACGATGAGGCTGTCGAAGGTGGTGACGGTGTCCTGGTTCAGCAGCCGGGAGGTGACCGTGCGGTTGACCAGGTCGATGTCGTGCACATCGCCGAGCAACACCCGGGTGTTGGCGTATTTGCGCACCACCAGGCGGGTGGCGGGCGCGATCTCGCCGGTGGACAGGATGCCGGTGGCGACCTGGTACAGCAGCGGCTGGAACAGGTGGGTGGAGGTCTTGGAGATCAGCGCCACGTCCACGTCGGTGCGGCGCAGATGCCGGGCGGCGAACAGACCGCCGAACCCCGATCCGATGACCACGACCCGGTGGCGCCCGCCACCGGCGGTTTCGATACTCATCTGGCACTCCCT
This DNA window, taken from Nocardia sp. BMG111209, encodes the following:
- a CDS encoding NAD(P)/FAD-dependent oxidoreductase, whose translation is MSIETAGGGRHRVVVIGSGFGGLFAARHLRRTDVDVALISKTSTHLFQPLLYQVATGILSTGEIAPATRLVVRKYANTRVLLGDVHDIDLVNRTVTSRLLNQDTVTTFDSLIVATGAQQSYFGNDQFATYAPGMKTIDDALELRARILGSFEEAELAPTQEERDRFTTFVVVGAGPTGVELAGQISELANRTLAGAFRAIDTRQSRVVLVEGANAVLAPMGPKLGGKAHAQLEKMGVEVQLNSMVTGVDARGVTIKDSQTGDIRRIEAACKVWSAGVQASPLGRMLAERSKGTEIDRAGRVVVEPDLTIKGYPNVFVVGDLMAVPGVPGMAQGAIQGATYAAQQITAELKGKQTPADRKPFHYLNKGSMATISRFNAVCQIGKLEFGGFLAWLAWLALHLYYLIGYRSRVVTVFQWFVSFSGRNRGQMAATEQWVFARLALEALNGNDEDARDVRTEIGTDRKESAG